A window of Pirellulales bacterium genomic DNA:
GACCGGTTTGCCAATTCGCGTTTTGATCCGCTTCTTCCTTTCCGGCGCACGGATGGGCCCGAATCGAGCCATTCCGTATATCAATCCCGCCTTACGACCGCCGCGAGCAATATTCGCCGGTCAATCTTAGAGAGAGCAATCGTTTGCGGCGTTTGGGAACGCGCGTTCCTGGCCGACTCGTTAATCATTCCATTTCAAGGAGTTGCGTGATGAATTGTCGAGCTGTAAAAGTGTTGGCAGTTGCCATTGGCGTGTGTGTGGCTGCCGCCACAGCCAGCAATGCTCTGGCTGCCAAAGATAAGGCCAAGCACGGCGTAGTGGCCGACATCAAACTGCCGAAGGCCGTTGCGGACAGCAAATCTCCAAAAACCGGCGATGCTAAATCCGGCGAAGAACACGGCAAGATCATGATCACGGAAACCGACAAGGCCACCAAAGCCTCGACAACCAATCCCTACGATCTGTCGGAATCGGTTTCGGTCCAGATTAACGGTGAACCAGGCGAGCTGAAAGACATCGCCGTCGGCGACAAGATCGCCTTCAAGCTCACCGACGGAAAAGTGTCGGTCATCATGAAGGGCCACAAGAAGAAGTCGAAGCAGTAGGACAAGCCGCGGCATTTCGCCGCCGCCCTTTGCGACCCCCCCCCAAAGAAACAAGCCCCGGAGCCGATGCCCCGGGGCTTGTTTTGTTGATTTGTAGCTGCGCCTGCGTCTTGCGGTTGCCTAGAACGTGTCCAAAATGAACTGGTGGCCGGTGTGATATTTCGCTCCCGAGGGGTAGAAATTGAACCATTGCTTGTTGTACACCGGGATCTGCATCTCGGGTACATAGCGGTAGTAGAGGCTGTTCGAGCTGCGATAGTATTCGTTGCCCCAGAAATTCTGCGGGTAGTAGACGTATGGATAATGGTAGAAACGGTCCCAGTCTTGCGTCGAGTAGGTGTTGCCCCACTGACGGCCGAACGCCTGCTGGGCCTTGGCCGGACGGGCCGAGAAGGCGCCTGCCAGGCCGGCGACGCAGCAAAGCGCAAACAAAGTGCGGCGGATCATTCGTGAGTTCTCCCCTGAAAGCGTGAAATACGGGGCGCGATTTATCCGAGCGGTTTGCGGGAACCGTCCGTCGCCGGCCCGAGCTGTTAGACGAGCTATTAGTTAAACCATCGGCAGCCTGAATGCGCCGCATTTAACGAATATCCGATAGAACCGGCAGACTCCCGCCGACGCAAACAACCGGATCGGACAGAAAGCTCGTGGCGAGCCGACGCGCGTTGCTAGCAATGGTGGCACATGAACTGCGGCGGAATCATCTTGTGCGGCGGTCGCAGCCAACGCATGGGAACCGACAAAGCGCGGCTCCCGTTCGGCCCTGAAACGATGCTCCAGCGCATGGTTCGGATTGTCGGCGAAGCGGTCCGGCCGGTGGTGGTGGTCGCCGCAGTAACGGCTCGGCTCCCCGATTTGCCGGCGGACGTGCGTATCGTGTTCGATCGCAAATCGGACCGTGGGCCTCTGGAAGGCTTGGCAGTCGGACTGGCGACATTGGCGAACATCCCCTCGACAAACGATAATTACACAACTGGATCCGCTGCAATCCCCATCGCGGCGTCCTTCGTCACCAGTTGCGATGCGCCCCTATTGCGGCCCGAGTTTGTCCGACGCATGATCGAGCTGCTCGATGATTCGGAAGCCGCGGTGCCGCGAGATGGGGGCCGATTGCATCCGCTCGTGGCCGTGTATCGTCTGACGGTCCTGCCGAAGATCGAGCGTCGCTTAGCCGCGGATCAGCTTCGCCTCACCGCCCTCGTTGAATCGCTGCGATTGCGGGTCGTCGGCCTCGACGAGCTTCGCGACGTCGATCCGCAATTGAAGTCGCTCGAAAACGTCAACGACCCCGAAGCGTATCGTCGGGCAATTCTGGCGGCAGCTCAGTGACCACGATCGAAAAGGCCCGCAGCGATGACAATGCTTCTCGGCGTCGTTAGCGACACGCACGGCGACATCGAGCACACACGATCGGCCTGCGCGATGCTCGGTAGCTTCAAAGTCGGCGAGGTGTTGCACTGCGGCGACATCGATACGGCAGAGATCGTGTTGCTCTTCCAGCAATGGCCGACACATTTCGTCTTCGGCAATTGCGACCATGATCGGCGTCTGCTCAAGAAAGCGATCGAAGCAGCCGGGCAAACCTGCCACGAGCGATTCGGCTCGCTGGAGATAGAATCCGTGCGAATCGCGTTTTTGCACGGCGACGATGGGCGATTGCTCGAAGAAACGGCCACGAGCGGCAGTTGGGGCATGGTGTGCCACGGCCACACGCACGTCGCCCGCCAAGAGTGGCTTGGCAACACGCTCGTGCTCAATCCCGGCGCCGTGCACCGCGCAAATCCGCATTCGATCGCCGTCGTCGAGGTTCCATCGCGCACGGTGCATCTGATCGAAATTTAGTGGCTCCTGGCTTCGGGTTCGTGGTCCGGAAAGGTGCGACTCATCCACCACCCTTGACCCCTAACCCCTCCGATTTCATATGGCGCCGGGGCCACGTGGTTTGATCGCTCTGGGATCGGGCATCAGTATCAATGGCATCCGCCAGTCTGCTGCAAATTCTTTTCCGCCAGCGGATTCCGGAAAATTCCAGTTTCTCGGCAAGAGTTTTTGCAAGAGAATCGCGGCCGCGGAAACATTCTACTGGCGACGCGAGCGATCGGTTTCATCCGGTTCTCCGAAGTCCCGAACGAAATTGCTGGCCATTTTGCTTCGCTGTCGGGTGCTCGAGCCCCAGCGCGATTGCAATCGATTCGCCAGGGCGGGCTGCCGGTCAAGTGGCCTGCAACGCCGCTTTTTCGCAAAAAAAGAGTGTTTTCAATCTTTCAAGGAGAGTTGGTCATGAATCGTTCGTTCTCATGGAAGCCTTGGGGCCTCGCTGCGGCCCTCGGAGCCATCGTCATGTTGGGCGGCGGATGGGTCGCCCTGCAAAACCGCGTTCAAGGGGAAGAAAATTCGCAAGCGCAGTCGGCCGTCAAGACGCACAAAGACGTCGAAGCCATCAGCCATGCGAATTCAATTTCTTATGCCTTCCGGCAAGCTGCTGCGGCCGCTCGGCCGAGCGTCGTCAAAATTCTTGCCCACACCGGCGCGAAGCACATGAAAAATACGTCGAGCGAAACCCCCTTCAACGGCGAAAATCCGTTCAAAGGCACCCCGTTCGAAAAGATGTTTCCGGGCGGACAGGGCCAGTTCAACTTCCCGCAGCAACAGCAGCCG
This region includes:
- a CDS encoding calmodulin-binding protein, translated to MIRRTLFALCCVAGLAGAFSARPAKAQQAFGRQWGNTYSTQDWDRFYHYPYVYYPQNFWGNEYYRSSNSLYYRYVPEMQIPVYNKQWFNFYPSGAKYHTGHQFILDTF
- a CDS encoding molybdenum cofactor guanylyltransferase, with translation MNCGGIILCGGRSQRMGTDKARLPFGPETMLQRMVRIVGEAVRPVVVVAAVTARLPDLPADVRIVFDRKSDRGPLEGLAVGLATLANIPSTNDNYTTGSAAIPIAASFVTSCDAPLLRPEFVRRMIELLDDSEAAVPRDGGRLHPLVAVYRLTVLPKIERRLAADQLRLTALVESLRLRVVGLDELRDVDPQLKSLENVNDPEAYRRAILAAAQ
- a CDS encoding YfcE family phosphodiesterase, whose translation is MTMLLGVVSDTHGDIEHTRSACAMLGSFKVGEVLHCGDIDTAEIVLLFQQWPTHFVFGNCDHDRRLLKKAIEAAGQTCHERFGSLEIESVRIAFLHGDDGRLLEETATSGSWGMVCHGHTHVARQEWLGNTLVLNPGAVHRANPHSIAVVEVPSRTVHLIEI